CCCGGGATGAGAAAATTGTCGCCGTGGGCGAAATCGGGCTCGATTATTTCTATGACAACGCCGACCGGAACGTCCAGCGCGAGGTGTTCCGCCGCCAGTTGCAGATTGCCTGCGACACCGACCGGCCCGTGGTGATCCACAGCCGCGAGGCGGACGAGGATACCATCGAGATTCTCCAGGAGTTTGAAGATACGCTGAAACGTCGGGGCGTGATCCACAGTTTCACCTCCGGGCCGGGCCTTGCCCGTTACGCCCTGGACCAGGGCTGGTGCCTGGGTTTCAACGGCATCACCACCTTCAACAAGGCGGAGAACGTGCGCGACATCGTGCGCATGGCGCCGATCGACCAGATTCTGCTGGAAACCGATTCGCCGTTTCTGACACCGGTGCCTTACCGGGGCCGGGAGAATGCGCCCTTCTATCTGCCGTTCGTGGCCGAGAAGATCGCCGAGGTGAAAGAACTGCCCCTCGATCAAGTCATTAGCCAGACCTACACCAACAGCCTGCGGACGTTCTTCCCCGACGAATGATCAAGCGCGTCCCCATCTCGGCCCTCAGGGTCGGTATGTACATCACCGACCTCAACAACGACTGGATTCCCCACAACAGCCAGCGCAAGCGCGGCGTGATCAAAAAAGAGGAAACCATCGAGAAAATTCGCCGGATGGGCGTACAGTTCGTTTACATCGACGCCTCCCGGGGCCTAGACACCCAGGATTCTGAAACCGCCGCCGAAGTGGATCGAAGGAATGAGTCCGCCCTGCAAAGGGCTGGCGAGCAGT
The nucleotide sequence above comes from Marinobacter gudaonensis. Encoded proteins:
- a CDS encoding TatD family hydrolase gives rise to the protein MSKKRREIPVFDQPIIETHCHLDYLKDRPLEETLEQTRGVNIEKVITIAVSPDNLSRVRELSQIAPWVYGTQGIHPHDAETYSDNVETEIRQHARDEKIVAVGEIGLDYFYDNADRNVQREVFRRQLQIACDTDRPVVIHSREADEDTIEILQEFEDTLKRRGVIHSFTSGPGLARYALDQGWCLGFNGITTFNKAENVRDIVRMAPIDQILLETDSPFLTPVPYRGRENAPFYLPFVAEKIAEVKELPLDQVISQTYTNSLRTFFPDE